A window of Portunus trituberculatus isolate SZX2019 unplaced genomic scaffold, ASM1759143v1 PGA_scaffold_522__18_contigs__length_968829, whole genome shotgun sequence contains these coding sequences:
- the LOC123500953 gene encoding uncharacterized protein LOC123500953 produces MRQITAWGSAWQVRFAPQKTKLLVASRSRPALQLDFSGETLTPQDEVEVLGVTYDRELTFRTHIERLAREASGRISWLLDSEGLELLYKTQVRSSLEYACLAWGGAARTHLALLDKVQERAARLIKGNNTGQEPCLHTLQHRRDVAGITVMYKVHVCHVSHLEALRQPSRLAEVHTRAVTLAPKELLQPRCRTWHHQRQFHGSLAHSTAGGDRHHTPTPGLRVPLHQATLLATAPFLPLPLHCHQRFREYIAPCSPPPSWSLYITYLHWRHDTTTSFEPDRRLQSTCTVSSRLNYRSVVRLSPAACTEVCVVRFSPVACTEVRVERLSPAACFEVRVERLSPAACNEVRVERLSPAACTEVRVERLSPAAFTEVCVVRLSPAAFTEVCVVRLSSAACTEVCVERLSRAAFTEVCVVRLSRDAFTEVCVVRLSPAAFTEVFVVRLSPAAFMKVCVVRLSPAACTEECVVRLSLYVPRCLCVRCAFLLPATPTVIPKRRFEHCIDIVLTCAR; encoded by the exons ATGAGACAAATCACAGCCTGGGGCAGTGCATGGCAAGTGAGATTCGCCCCGCAAAAGACAAAGCTGCTCGTTGCCTCCAGGTCGAGGCCAGCCCTGCAACTCGACTTCAGTGGGGAAACACTAACGCCGcaggacgaggtggaggtgctgggggtCACCTACGACCGCGAACTGACCTTCAGAACGCACATTGAGCGGCTTGCCAGAGAGGCATCGGGGAGGATATCGTGGCTCCTGGACAGCGAGGGACTAGAGCTGCTATATAAAACTCAAGTTAGATCCTCGCTGGAGTACGCTTGCCTAGCGTGGGGAGGCGCGGCCCGCACGCACCTTGCTCTCTTAGATAAAGTGCAGGAGAGGGCGGCGCGACTCATTAAAGGCAATAACACCGGCCAGGAGCCATGCCTCCACACTCTTCAACACCGGAGGGACGTGGCGGGAATCACCGTTATGTATAAGGTGCACGTGTGTCACGTGAGCCATCTAGAGGCGCTCCGGCAGCCATCCCGACTGGCTGAAGTGCACACCCGAGCTGTCACCCTCGCCCCCAAGGAACTCCTGCAGCCCCGATGCAGAACGTGGCACCACCAGCGACAATTT CACGGCAGTCTGGCGCACTCGACAGCAGGCGGCGACCGCCACCATACACCCACACCAGGGTTAAGGGTGCCGCTACACCAAGCTACCTTGCTTGCCACCGCACCGTTCCTGCCCCTTCCTCTACACTGTCACCAGCGATT TCGTGAATATATAGCTccttgttcaccaccaccatcctggaGTTTATATATCACCTACCTTCACTGGAGACATGACACAACAACGTCCTTCGAACCGGATCGGCGACTACAGTCTACCTGCACTGTATCAAGCCGTCTGAACTACCGAAGTGTCGTGCGCCTCTCCCCTGCTGCCTGCACTGAGGTGTGTGTCGTGCGCTTCTCCCCTGTTGCCTGCACTGAGGTGCGTGTCGAGCGCCTCTCCCCTGCTGCCTGCTTTGAGGTGCGTGTCGAGCGCCTCTCCCCTGCTGCCTGCAATGAGGTGCGTGTCGAGCGCCTCTCCCCTGCTGCCTGCACTGAGGTGCGTGTCGAGCGCCTCTCCCCTGCTGCCTTTACCGAGGTGTGTGTTGTGCGCCTCTCCCCTGCTGCCTTTACCGAGGTGTGTGTTGTGCGCCTCTCCTCTGCTGCCTGCACTGAGGTGTGTGTCGAGCGCCTCTCCCGTGCTGCCTTTACCGAGGTGTGTGTTGTGCGCCTCTCCCGGGATGCCTTTACCGAGGTGTGTGTTGTTCGCCTCTCCCCTGCTGCCTTTACCGAGGTGTTTGTTGTGCGCCTCTCCCCTGCTGCCTTTatgaaggtgtgtgttgtgCGCCTCTCCCCTGCTGCCTGCACTGAAGAGTGTGTAGTGCGCCTCTCCCTGTACGTACcgaggtgtctgtgtgtgagatgtgccttccttcttcccgcTACGCCCACTGTGATACCGAAGCGACGTTTTGAGCATTGCATCGATATTGTGCTTACTTGTGCAAGATGA